A window of the Acidimicrobiales bacterium genome harbors these coding sequences:
- the dnaA gene encoding chromosomal replication initiator protein DnaA produces MTDAERVWALCAEALQGMVSEAAWRIWFTQIQPSWADEYRLVLSVPNAVVMERLLGNHHQLITDAVSELAGHAVAVDFVVRTPTGAVNDGDEGRVDEQEDDADPVLAVRADLNGAGGGDVPDPTGPGADPAPSDIGGRERNALQPNFNFDAFVTADSNRFARAAAGVVAETPGLAYNPLVIYGDSGLGKTHLLHAIGNYVRQHFPNYTVRYTPTEACMNEFVEALRSKTTLAFKRRYRECDVLLMDDFQFIMQSERLGEEFFYTFNELQEASKQIVIVSDRSPTDMISLHGRFRSRLLAGLVTDVKAPDLETRIAILRKKAEKQASVVPDDVLVLIANLIRDNIRELEGALTKVVAYARLHDYPLTFELAEKVLAEAVSNHQRPVTLDLVIQLASELSGFSVDDLKGPNRSRPLVQARQIAMYVLRQLTDYSYPAIANSFGGRDHTTVIHAVKKIESLMPARAKVYQDVEQLTRRVMTGE; encoded by the coding sequence TTGACGGACGCCGAGCGGGTATGGGCCCTGTGCGCCGAGGCGCTGCAGGGGATGGTCAGCGAGGCCGCCTGGCGCATCTGGTTCACACAGATCCAGCCGTCGTGGGCCGACGAGTACCGGCTCGTGCTCTCCGTGCCGAACGCCGTGGTGATGGAGCGGCTGTTGGGAAACCACCACCAGCTGATCACCGACGCCGTCAGCGAGTTGGCGGGCCATGCGGTCGCCGTCGACTTCGTGGTTCGCACCCCGACGGGCGCCGTCAACGACGGCGACGAGGGTCGAGTGGATGAGCAGGAGGACGACGCCGACCCCGTCCTCGCCGTCCGGGCCGACCTGAACGGCGCAGGTGGCGGCGATGTCCCGGACCCGACGGGGCCCGGCGCGGATCCCGCCCCGTCCGACATCGGGGGTCGGGAACGGAACGCGCTGCAGCCGAACTTCAACTTCGACGCCTTCGTCACCGCCGACTCCAACCGCTTCGCGCGCGCCGCCGCGGGCGTGGTGGCGGAGACTCCCGGTCTGGCCTACAACCCGCTGGTCATCTACGGGGACAGCGGGCTCGGCAAGACCCACCTGCTGCACGCCATCGGCAACTACGTGCGCCAGCACTTCCCGAATTACACGGTGCGCTACACGCCCACGGAAGCGTGCATGAACGAGTTCGTGGAAGCCCTGCGGAGCAAGACGACGCTGGCGTTCAAGCGCCGGTACCGCGAGTGCGACGTGCTGCTCATGGACGATTTTCAGTTCATCATGCAGAGCGAGCGACTCGGCGAGGAGTTCTTTTACACCTTCAACGAGCTCCAGGAGGCGTCCAAGCAGATCGTCATCGTCTCCGATCGCTCGCCCACCGACATGATCTCGCTGCACGGGCGCTTCCGCAGCCGACTGCTGGCCGGCCTCGTCACCGACGTCAAGGCACCGGACCTCGAGACCCGCATCGCCATCCTGCGCAAGAAGGCGGAGAAGCAGGCCAGCGTCGTTCCCGACGACGTCCTCGTGCTGATCGCCAACCTCATCCGCGACAACATCCGCGAGCTCGAGGGGGCACTCACCAAGGTGGTGGCCTACGCCCGTCTCCACGACTACCCTCTCACCTTCGAGCTGGCCGAGAAGGTGCTGGCGGAGGCCGTCTCCAACCACCAACGACCCGTCACGCTCGACCTCGTCATCCAGCTCGCCTCTGAGCTGTCGGGGTTCTCGGTCGACGACCTCAAGGGGCCCAACCGCAGCCGGCCCCTGGTCCAGGCCCGCCAGATCGCCATGTACGTGCTCCGCCAGCTCACCGACTACAGCTACCCGGCCATCGCCAACTCGTTCGGCGGCCGCGACCACACGACGGTGATCCACGCCGTCAAGAAGATCGAGAGCCTCATGCCGGCCCGGGCCAAGGTGTACCAGGACGTCGAGCAGCTCACGCGGCGTGTCATGACCGGTGAATGA
- the rpmH gene encoding 50S ribosomal protein L34 translates to MKRTFQPNTRKRAKRHGFRHRMSTRAGRAILKARRLKGRHKLSA, encoded by the coding sequence GTGAAACGAACCTTCCAACCCAACACCCGCAAGCGGGCCAAGCGTCACGGGTTCCGCCACCGGATGTCCACGCGCGCCGGGCGGGCCATTCTCAAGGCCAGGCGGCTGAAGGGCCGCCACAAGCTGTCGGCCTGA
- the yidD gene encoding membrane protein insertion efficiency factor YidD, with amino-acid sequence MSVAARAIAAPIRLYQLLRAGRPSPCRYEPSCSSYALEALRLHGAGRGSWLTVRRLGRCHPWGGLGADPVPAREG; translated from the coding sequence ATGAGCGTCGCCGCCCGCGCCATCGCCGCGCCGATACGGCTCTACCAGCTCCTGCGGGCGGGACGGCCCTCGCCCTGCCGCTACGAACCGAGTTGCTCGTCGTACGCCCTCGAGGCCCTGCGGCTCCACGGCGCCGGACGTGGGAGCTGGCTCACGGTGCGCCGACTCGGCCGCTGTCATCCGTGGGGCGGCCTCGGTGCCGACCCCGTACCCGCCCGGGAGGGCTGA
- a CDS encoding YidC/Oxa1 family membrane protein insertase: MFQLLGGALAFFYALIPNYAVAIALLTLSVMLLLSPLTLKSTRSMLAMQKLQPEMKALQTKYKGGDRQKLNEEMMALYKEHKVNPVAGCLPMLLQMPVFLVMYRVIRGLTHKTGEVASPQYLNEKSDLYRALVKSGGRMKSFGIDLANSASDKHSSFGKALPFFVVVALVVLTQYVQTRQTMARNTKAASSQQQVLLKVMPGFFGLISLSIPAAVNVYFLVSALFRVSQTAAMYRFDPTLAAHAEKHAREVEARSIEVNPKSAKKPAPGSSPAGRKSIDSGGKGGGRATGRVGGNGTKPGTNQAGQPKGNGRRPPPRPQQKRRSKKGR, translated from the coding sequence ATGTTCCAATTACTGGGAGGCGCTCTCGCCTTCTTCTACGCCCTGATCCCCAACTACGCGGTCGCCATCGCCCTGCTGACGCTGTCGGTGATGCTGCTCCTGTCGCCACTCACGCTCAAGAGCACCCGGTCGATGCTCGCCATGCAGAAGCTGCAGCCCGAGATGAAGGCGCTGCAGACCAAGTACAAGGGCGGCGACCGCCAGAAGCTCAACGAAGAGATGATGGCGCTTTACAAGGAGCACAAGGTCAACCCGGTAGCGGGCTGCCTGCCCATGCTGCTGCAGATGCCGGTGTTCCTCGTGATGTACCGCGTCATCAGGGGCCTCACCCACAAGACGGGGGAGGTGGCCAGCCCCCAGTACCTGAACGAGAAGTCGGATCTCTACCGGGCGCTGGTCAAGTCCGGCGGCCGGATGAAGTCGTTCGGCATCGATTTGGCAAACAGCGCCAGTGACAAGCACAGCTCCTTCGGCAAGGCGCTCCCGTTCTTCGTGGTCGTCGCCCTCGTCGTGCTCACGCAGTACGTCCAGACCCGCCAGACCATGGCCCGGAACACGAAGGCGGCCAGTTCGCAGCAGCAGGTGCTCCTGAAGGTGATGCCCGGCTTCTTCGGGCTCATCTCGCTGTCGATCCCGGCCGCCGTCAACGTCTACTTCCTGGTGTCCGCCCTGTTCCGCGTGAGCCAGACCGCTGCCATGTACCGCTTCGACCCCACCCTCGCCGCGCACGCCGAGAAGCACGCTCGAGAAGTCGAGGCCAGGTCGATCGAGGTGAATCCCAAGAGCGCCAAGAAGCCGGCGCCGGGATCGTCGCCTGCCGGTCGCAAGTCGATCGACAGCGGCGGCAAGGGTGGCGGCCGAGCGACGGGCCGGGTAGGGGGGAACGGCACCAAGCCCGGCACGAACCAGGCCGGGCAGCCCAAAGGGAACGGCCGGCGTCCGCCACCGCGTCCGCAGCAGAAGCGCCGCAGCAAGAAGGGTCGGTGA
- a CDS encoding R3H domain-containing nucleic acid-binding protein — protein MEWVETTGRSVDEAKDAALDKLGIDETDAEFEVLEEPRLGLFGRVRAEARVRARVRPNRPRPKDVRRDRNRRSKAGSGGGTPDRTAAPPPGAPDSATTEPAAPVSAAAPPAQAQKQPGPLPRAPRPARPRQAAAADVDDVSTDREGAKMDQDVPLDEQAGLARTFLLGLLASFETEGEVDVVAIDEDTIELAIDGGKDLHLLIGPGGATLTAVQEITRRVVQRQTGARNGRLLVDVSGYRRKRKAALERFVETVAADVRTSGVAKALEPMHAADRKVVHDTVNGLDGVHTTSEGEEPRRRVVISPS, from the coding sequence ATGGAATGGGTCGAGACCACCGGGCGCAGCGTCGACGAGGCGAAGGATGCGGCCCTCGACAAGCTGGGCATCGACGAGACCGATGCCGAGTTCGAGGTCCTGGAGGAGCCGCGACTGGGCCTGTTCGGTCGGGTGCGGGCCGAGGCGAGGGTCCGGGCCCGCGTCCGGCCCAACCGCCCTCGCCCCAAGGACGTGCGGCGGGATCGGAACCGGCGAAGCAAGGCGGGCAGCGGCGGAGGCACGCCCGATCGCACCGCGGCGCCGCCTCCCGGGGCGCCGGACTCGGCGACGACAGAACCGGCCGCACCGGTGTCGGCTGCCGCGCCGCCGGCGCAGGCCCAGAAGCAACCGGGTCCACTCCCCCGCGCCCCGCGACCGGCCCGACCTCGCCAGGCGGCCGCCGCCGATGTGGACGACGTTTCCACCGACCGAGAAGGAGCGAAGATGGACCAAGACGTACCGCTCGACGAGCAGGCTGGCCTCGCCCGGACGTTCCTCCTCGGACTGCTGGCCTCGTTCGAGACGGAAGGAGAGGTTGACGTCGTCGCGATCGACGAGGACACCATCGAGCTGGCCATCGACGGGGGAAAGGACCTCCACCTGCTCATCGGGCCGGGAGGAGCGACCCTCACGGCAGTGCAGGAGATCACCCGCCGGGTGGTGCAGCGACAGACGGGCGCCCGCAACGGGCGGCTCCTGGTCGACGTCTCGGGATACCGTCGCAAGCGCAAGGCGGCGCTGGAGCGGTTCGTGGAGACGGTGGCGGCCGACGTGCGCACCAGTGGCGTGGCCAAGGCCCTCGAACCGATGCACGCAGCCGATCGCAAGGTGGTCCACGACACGGTGAACGGACTCGACGGCGTGCACACGACGTCCGAAGGCGAGGAGCCGCGGCGTCGGGTCGTCATCTCCCCCAGCTGA
- a CDS encoding RsmG family class I SAM-dependent methyltransferase yields MAELERVLEEARDLGFLGPGPVAGHIEHAAGFVQAAGEPQPALVVDLGSGGGVPGLVLAGAWPEASIRLLEGNERRALFLARAAAVLGFGDRVVVGHARAEEAGRDPAWRAQADLVVARSFGPPAVTAECAAPLLALQGRLIVSEPPQQDGDRWAAEPLRQVGLRPVARFEQSFSRFQVLRQDELCPDRYPRRVGIPAKRPLF; encoded by the coding sequence GTGGCAGAGCTGGAGCGCGTGCTGGAAGAGGCCAGAGACCTCGGTTTCCTCGGCCCGGGCCCCGTCGCCGGTCACATCGAGCACGCGGCAGGCTTCGTGCAGGCGGCCGGCGAGCCGCAGCCGGCCCTCGTGGTGGACCTGGGCAGTGGCGGTGGGGTGCCCGGGTTGGTGCTGGCCGGGGCGTGGCCGGAGGCGAGCATCCGGCTCCTGGAGGGGAACGAGCGCCGGGCCCTGTTCCTGGCCAGAGCGGCGGCGGTGTTGGGCTTCGGCGACCGGGTCGTCGTCGGGCATGCCCGCGCCGAGGAGGCGGGTCGCGATCCGGCGTGGCGGGCCCAGGCTGATCTGGTCGTGGCCCGGAGCTTCGGACCGCCGGCGGTCACCGCCGAGTGTGCCGCACCGCTCTTGGCCCTGCAGGGTCGCCTGATCGTCTCCGAGCCCCCACAACAGGACGGGGACCGTTGGGCGGCGGAGCCCCTCCGGCAGGTCGGTCTCCGCCCGGTCGCTCGTTTCGAGCAGTCCTTCTCACGATTCCAGGTACTCCGCCAGGACGAGCTGTGCCCCGACCGGTATCCCCGTCGCGTGGGGATTCCCGCCAAGCGGCCCCTGTTCTGA